One genomic region from Campylobacter sp. RM5004 encodes:
- a CDS encoding tetratricopeptide repeat protein, which translates to MKKILCLTLLGASILGANELESKCNNGDLIACDFLGLQYYDNQNYIKAKDLWTKACNSGDALGCYSLGILYKNGYGVKQDYSKAREFYTKACNSGNFEGCLYSGLLYNEGQGVKKNHSKAREFYTKACDGGNAVGCFYLGILYLNGQGVKQNYFKAKDAWIKACDGGDVSSCYNLGLLYVKGQGVKQDYLKAKDFFTKACEDGSSLGCFNLGALYGNGEGVRQDKKIAKEYFGKACDLGNQDGCDEYRKLNEQGY; encoded by the coding sequence ATGAAAAAAATATTATGTTTAACACTTTTAGGTGCTAGTATTTTAGGTGCGAATGAGCTTGAAAGTAAGTGTAATAACGGAGATTTAATAGCTTGTGATTTTTTAGGATTACAGTATTATGATAATCAAAATTATATAAAAGCAAAAGATTTATGGACTAAAGCTTGCAATAGCGGAGACGCATTAGGATGCTATAGTTTAGGGATTTTATATAAAAATGGATATGGTGTGAAACAAGACTACTCTAAAGCTAGAGAATTTTACACTAAAGCTTGCAATAGCGGGAATTTTGAGGGTTGTCTTTATTCAGGGCTTTTATATAATGAAGGGCAAGGTGTAAAAAAAAATCACTCTAAAGCTAGAGAATTTTACACTAAAGCTTGTGATGGTGGAAACGCTGTGGGTTGTTTTTATTTAGGAATTTTATATTTAAATGGACAAGGGGTAAAACAAAATTACTTTAAAGCAAAAGATGCGTGGATTAAAGCTTGTGATGGTGGAGATGTTTCAAGTTGCTATAATTTAGGACTTTTATATGTAAAAGGACAAGGTGTAAAGCAAGATTATCTAAAAGCAAAAGATTTTTTCACCAAAGCTTGTGAAGATGGAAGCTCTCTAGGTTGTTTTAATTTAGGTGCTTTATATGGCAATGGAGAAGGTGTTAGACAAGATAAAAAAATTGCTAAAGAATACTTTGGCAAAGCTTGTGATTTAGGCAATCAAGATGGTTGCGATGAGTATAGAAAACTAAACGAGCAAGGATATTAA
- a CDS encoding tetratricopeptide repeat protein, with protein sequence MKKLLCLLLLGLSVFGVDILYLKELKDKCDKDDLVACAWLGAEYSRQDYVAKAKEYLIKSCKGGSDTGCSFLSSLHNEGMYDLSDILNDDFKPNDEYSYKTLKPHIKNCKKGLIGSCEILAYNYANGLGVKQDYAKAIKLLKKACDVKEWFSCYRLGFMYSQGIGVKQDYAKAKKYFEKWCHHSRDCENYEILKDLGY encoded by the coding sequence ATGAAAAAATTATTGTGTTTATTGCTTTTAGGGCTTAGTGTTTTTGGTGTAGATATTTTATATCTTAAGGAGCTAAAAGATAAGTGTGATAAAGATGATTTGGTCGCTTGTGCGTGGTTAGGAGCAGAGTATTCTAGGCAAGATTATGTTGCCAAAGCAAAAGAATATTTGATTAAATCTTGCAAAGGTGGCTCTGATACAGGATGTAGTTTTTTAAGTAGTTTACATAATGAAGGAATGTATGATTTAAGCGATATTTTAAATGATGATTTTAAGCCAAACGACGAATACTCTTATAAAACTTTAAAGCCACATATTAAAAATTGCAAAAAAGGATTGATTGGAAGTTGTGAGATTTTAGCATATAATTATGCTAATGGGCTAGGAGTTAAACAAGATTATGCTAAGGCTATAAAACTTTTAAAAAAAGCTTGTGATGTAAAGGAATGGTTTTCTTGTTATAGATTAGGCTTTATGTATAGCCAAGGAATTGGAGTAAAGCAAGATTATGCTAAAGCAAAAAAGTATTTTGAAAAATGGTGTCATCATTCTAGAGATTGTGAAAATTATGAAATATTAAAAGATTTGGGGTATTAA
- a CDS encoding tetratricopeptide repeat protein produces the protein MKKLLYLLLLGLSLNANILEIKELKTKCNQKDLNACVSLGNEYYQQACYAKARDIWIKACKGGNSAGCEYLYNLHISGIFNLSSFFKDEFKTQSELTHKTFKFSAKHCNEGSIQHCSILAFFYANGFGGVKQDYAKARKLYAKACDKEVESSCNHLGFLYSEGLGGKQDYAKAKKYFAKFCEFKYLIDNCENYEILKGLGY, from the coding sequence ATGAAAAAATTATTGTATTTATTGCTTTTAGGGCTAAGTTTAAATGCAAATATTTTAGAAATTAAAGAGCTAAAAACTAAGTGCAATCAAAAAGATTTAAATGCTTGTGTTAGTTTAGGGAACGAATATTATCAACAAGCTTGTTATGCTAAAGCAAGGGATATTTGGATTAAGGCTTGCAAGGGTGGTAATAGTGCGGGGTGTGAATACTTGTATAATTTACATATAAGTGGGATATTTAATTTAAGCAGCTTTTTTAAAGATGAGTTTAAAACGCAATCAGAATTAACCCACAAAACTTTTAAATTTAGTGCCAAGCATTGCAACGAAGGTTCGATTCAACATTGCTCAATTTTGGCATTTTTTTATGCTAATGGCTTTGGTGGAGTTAAGCAAGATTATGCTAAGGCTAGGAAGCTTTACGCTAAAGCTTGTGATAAAGAAGTAGAGTCATCTTGTAATCATTTAGGCTTTTTGTATAGCGAAGGGCTTGGGGGTAAGCAAGATTATGCTAAGGCAAAAAAGTATTTTGCAAAGTTTTGTGAGTTTAAATATCTTATTGATAATTGCGAAAATTATGAAATATTAAAAGGTTTGGGTTATTAA
- a CDS encoding tetratricopeptide repeat protein, with product MRKLILIMICLLLSACYSLRPSKSELENWCNERDYWCGRLGAYYYEKDDYKNALIYHTKSCNKDNKASCHDAAISCEMLEDYDNAILFYTKLNELGQPLGLSRIGDLYKNGLGVTKDFNKALELYMQACELGSKEACKNLAKIYETGENVRANPLISKAYKKRAEKASKW from the coding sequence ATGCGTAAGTTAATTTTAATAATGATTTGCCTTTTGCTAAGTGCTTGTTATAGTTTAAGACCTAGCAAATCTGAGTTAGAAAACTGGTGTAATGAGAGAGATTATTGGTGCGGTCGCTTAGGAGCTTATTATTATGAAAAAGATGATTATAAAAATGCTCTAATTTATCACACTAAAAGCTGCAACAAGGATAATAAAGCTTCATGCCATGACGCTGCAATTAGTTGTGAAATGCTAGAAGATTATGACAATGCTATTTTGTTTTATACGAAATTAAACGAATTAGGCCAGCCACTAGGACTTTCAAGGATAGGTGATTTATATAAAAATGGCTTAGGAGTTACAAAGGATTTTAACAAAGCTTTAGAACTTTATATGCAAGCTTGTGAGCTAGGTAGCAAAGAAGCTTGTAAAAACCTAGCTAAAATTTACGAAACGGGTGAAAATGTAAGAGCAAATCCACTAATTTCTAAAGCATATAAAAAACGCGCAGAAAAAGCTAGTAAATGGTAA
- a CDS encoding tetratricopeptide repeat protein — protein MKKLVFLLSFKFLLASDYDLGFEIFKNIDFTKEHVEYENDLKKVYDLWSKACKDKNIQACYDLGYLYESGIGTKQDYKKAINLYAKACENKLYEACCSLGFMNAYGIGTKQNTKKATKFYKIACENNYALACYFLASLKQGKVALKYLKKACDLGDLKACEKLK, from the coding sequence GTGAAAAAGCTTGTATTTTTGCTTAGCTTTAAGTTTTTATTAGCAAGTGATTATGATTTAGGATTTGAGATTTTTAAAAATATTGATTTTACTAAAGAGCATGTTGAATACGAAAATGATTTAAAAAAGGTTTATGATTTATGGTCTAAGGCTTGTAAGGATAAAAATATTCAAGCTTGTTATGATTTAGGTTATTTGTATGAGAGTGGAATAGGAACTAAACAAGATTACAAAAAAGCCATAAATCTTTATGCCAAAGCTTGTGAAAATAAGCTTTATGAAGCTTGTTGTTCTCTAGGTTTTATGAATGCTTACGGCATAGGAACTAAGCAAAATACAAAAAAGGCTACTAAGTTTTATAAGATTGCATGTGAAAATAATTATGCTCTAGCTTGCTATTTTTTAGCAAGTTTAAAGCAAGGCAAAGTTGCTTTAAAATATTTAAAAAAAGCTTGTGATTTAGGCGATTTAAAAGCTTGTGAGAAATTAAAATAA
- the ruvX gene encoding Holliday junction resolvase RuvX, whose translation MENILALDLGLKRIGVALSIMGIPMPQPAIIRINRNQAAVAVKELIKKHKITKIVIGIPMGGSAEDEMRRRVEHFSKLIEFSNIAYHDESFTSKQAAKIISSKKKDGKQDSIAAFLLLKDYLGM comes from the coding sequence ATGGAAAATATCTTAGCACTTGATTTAGGACTTAAACGAATTGGAGTTGCACTTAGTATAATGGGGATTCCTATGCCTCAACCTGCCATTATTAGAATAAATCGCAATCAAGCTGCCGTTGCAGTAAAAGAGCTAATAAAAAAGCACAAAATTACAAAAATTGTAATAGGCATTCCTATGGGTGGTAGTGCTGAAGATGAGATGAGAAGAAGGGTAGAACACTTTTCAAAATTAATTGAATTTAGCAATATAGCTTATCACGATGAGAGTTTTACAAGCAAGCAAGCTGCAAAAATCATTAGTAGCAAGAAAAAAGATGGCAAACAAGATAGCATTGCAGCATTTTTACTACTGAAAGACTATTTAGGAATGTAG
- a CDS encoding DNA-processing protein DprA, protein MISTTIINEFKTLAKPPKTIYYKGNLSLLNKPKISIVGSRKMSVYTKNATFMLSKKLSNAGFCIVSGGAIGVDIESAKASMPYHIGIFANGLNEIYPKSNEQIIKQIYENALALSENEPNHIPQKYDFLTRNRLVVALSDILIIAQADIKSGSLNSAKHALELNKDIFVLAQRIGESDGTNELIANYKAKIIYDIDIFVDEMKERFKTQNTYTPHYDEFLEFCKNGANLDEALERYGELVYDYELDGKVVIDGVLIRSV, encoded by the coding sequence ATGATATCTACAACGATTATAAATGAGTTTAAAACTCTTGCAAAGCCACCTAAAACTATTTACTATAAAGGAAATTTAAGCCTACTAAATAAGCCAAAAATAAGCATAGTAGGTTCAAGAAAAATGAGCGTATATACCAAAAACGCAACCTTTATGCTAAGCAAAAAGCTAAGTAATGCAGGATTTTGCATAGTAAGCGGTGGAGCAATCGGCGTAGATATTGAAAGTGCAAAAGCAAGTATGCCTTATCATATAGGTATATTTGCAAATGGACTTAATGAAATATATCCAAAAAGTAATGAGCAAATCATAAAACAAATTTATGAAAACGCCCTTGCATTAAGCGAAAACGAGCCAAACCATATCCCACAAAAATATGACTTTTTGACTAGAAATCGCCTTGTGGTTGCTCTAAGTGACATTTTAATAATCGCTCAAGCAGATATTAAAAGTGGCTCGCTAAACTCAGCAAAACACGCACTAGAACTTAATAAAGATATTTTTGTATTAGCTCAAAGAATAGGAGAAAGCGATGGCACAAATGAGCTAATCGCAAACTATAAGGCTAAAATTATTTATGATATTGATATATTTGTTGATGAGATGAAAGAGCGTTTTAAAACTCAAAACACCTACACTCCACATTATGATGAGTTTTTAGAATTTTGTAAAAACGGAGCAAATCTTGATGAAGCTTTAGAGCGATACGGCGAATTAGTATATGATTATGAGCTTGATGGTAAGGTTGTAATTGATGGAGTATTAATTAGGAGCGTATAA
- a CDS encoding divergent polysaccharide deacetylase family protein: MAKKKQKSKANSSFATYLKIIFAFLIIIGIGLLTYLNLNENKETNKSLKTEITKTIKPKNDEKNIVNAIYKAPKNQNEEKNLKQEFSEIFANLDINKNDDNCKITSVNCFETKEYSAFGKDTKATNIKAKLAIIIDDVATRQESDEIKAIIKSGKKITPSFFPNTNNHPNTNDFAKEFSHYMIHLPLRAVSFSKEEPLTLTPQDDYKNIENRIKNIKIAFPNLKFLNNHTGSAFTSDEDAMRRLFKALKKYDLIFVDSRTIASTKAPVLAKEFKQNYIHRNIFLDNSQNLSDINKKLDEAVQFALKNKRAIAIAHPHKNSLKAISEYDFSKVELVYIDDIYNDYK; the protein is encoded by the coding sequence ATGGCTAAAAAAAAGCAAAAAAGCAAAGCTAATTCTAGCTTTGCTACTTATCTTAAAATCATATTCGCATTTTTAATAATCATAGGAATAGGACTTTTAACATACTTAAACCTAAACGAAAATAAAGAAACAAATAAAAGTTTAAAAACTGAAATAACAAAAACAATAAAACCAAAAAATGATGAAAAAAACATTGTAAATGCCATTTATAAAGCCCCTAAAAATCAAAATGAAGAAAAGAATTTAAAACAGGAATTTAGCGAGATTTTTGCTAATCTTGATATAAATAAAAATGATGATAATTGCAAAATAACAAGCGTAAATTGCTTTGAAACAAAAGAGTATTCAGCCTTTGGAAAAGACACAAAGGCAACAAATATAAAAGCAAAATTAGCAATAATTATTGATGATGTAGCGACAAGGCAAGAAAGCGATGAAATAAAAGCAATTATTAAAAGTGGTAAAAAAATCACACCTAGCTTTTTTCCAAACACTAATAATCATCCTAATACAAATGATTTTGCTAAAGAATTTAGCCATTACATGATACATTTGCCACTTCGTGCTGTAAGTTTTAGTAAAGAAGAGCCGCTTACTCTAACGCCACAAGATGATTATAAAAACATAGAAAATAGAATAAAAAATATAAAAATAGCTTTCCCTAATTTAAAGTTTTTAAACAATCACACAGGCTCAGCCTTTACAAGTGATGAAGATGCTATGAGAAGACTTTTTAAAGCACTTAAAAAATACGATTTGATTTTCGTAGATTCAAGAACAATTGCAAGCACAAAAGCACCAGTATTAGCTAAAGAATTTAAGCAAAATTACATTCATAGAAATATATTCTTAGATAATTCACAAAATCTATCAGATATTAATAAAAAGCTTGATGAAGCAGTGCAATTTGCATTAAAAAATAAGCGTGCAATAGCAATAGCGCATCCACACAAAAACAGCCTAAAAGCAATTAGCGAATATGATTTTTCTAAAGTTGAGTTAGTTTATATAGATGATATCTACAACGATTATAAATGA
- the ilvC gene encoding ketol-acid reductoisomerase has translation MAVNVYYDRDCDLSLIKSKVVAIIGFGSQGHAHAENLRDSGVKVIIGLRDGSSANKARAKNFEVLSVADATKKADVIMILTPDEFQAQIFNSEIKPNLSEGKAIAFAHGFNVHYGQIVAPKGVDVIMIAPKAPGHTVRNEFVNGGGVPDLIAVAQNESGNAKALALSYASAIGGGRTAIIETTFKDETETDLFGEQAVLCGGLTALIEAGFNTLVEAGYEPEMAYFECLHEMKLIVDLMYQGGIADMRYSISNTAEYGDYITGEKVITEESKKAMKKVLKDIQDGTFAKDFILESRANYPKMNARRNITKNSLLEQTGVKLRKMMPWIEKSKLVQQDKN, from the coding sequence ATGGCAGTAAATGTTTATTATGATCGTGATTGCGATTTAAGCTTAATTAAGTCTAAAGTAGTAGCGATTATTGGTTTTGGTTCTCAAGGACACGCACACGCAGAAAACTTAAGAGATAGTGGTGTAAAAGTTATTATTGGTCTTAGAGATGGAAGCTCAGCAAACAAAGCTCGTGCAAAGAATTTTGAAGTTTTAAGCGTTGCTGATGCAACTAAAAAAGCTGATGTTATTATGATTTTAACTCCTGATGAGTTCCAAGCACAAATCTTTAACTCAGAAATCAAGCCAAACCTAAGCGAAGGTAAAGCAATAGCATTTGCTCATGGTTTTAATGTTCATTACGGACAAATTGTTGCACCTAAAGGCGTTGATGTTATTATGATTGCACCTAAAGCTCCAGGTCATACCGTAAGAAACGAATTCGTAAATGGTGGCGGTGTTCCTGATTTAATCGCAGTTGCACAAAACGAAAGTGGTAACGCAAAAGCTCTAGCACTAAGCTATGCAAGTGCAATCGGTGGCGGACGCACAGCTATAATTGAAACTACATTTAAAGATGAAACAGAAACAGACCTTTTCGGTGAGCAAGCAGTTCTTTGTGGTGGCTTGACTGCACTTATTGAAGCTGGATTTAATACTCTAGTAGAAGCTGGATATGAGCCTGAAATGGCATATTTTGAGTGCTTACACGAAATGAAATTAATCGTTGATTTAATGTATCAAGGCGGTATTGCTGATATGAGATATTCTATTTCAAATACAGCTGAATACGGCGATTATATTACAGGTGAAAAAGTTATCACCGAAGAGAGCAAAAAAGCTATGAAAAAGGTATTAAAAGACATTCAAGATGGCACATTTGCAAAAGATTTCATCCTTGAAAGCCGTGCAAATTATCCTAAGATGAATGCAAGACGCAATATTACTAAAAACAGCCTTTTAGAGCAAACTGGCGTTAAATTACGCAAAATGATGCCTTGGATTGAAAAGAGCAAATTAGTTCAACAAGACAAAAATTAA
- a CDS encoding HDOD domain-containing protein yields MQDFISKRIKSLPPLNESTLEIQRICNDEGASLKDLAKVVEKDPMLTANILKSANSPLYGFSREISSVDRAVNLFGMTTIKGFALNAAVKNSFKINLSAYNMDEAKFAKISTMQNSLAINWLSKGSDDVKKVVIPASFLLEIGKIIISAELIETNKANEFKQGLSELKNIRELSEYEKQFLGMSSEEVTSMIFDKWNLEVDMIDAIFYSVTPEKASNDIRNNAVALNIVSNLVNIFGIFNEEIMVQCILDAKNNGLLGDKLIEAIKVVEQDA; encoded by the coding sequence ATGCAAGATTTTATTAGTAAAAGAATAAAAAGCCTACCTCCACTCAATGAAAGCACACTAGAAATTCAAAGAATTTGCAATGATGAAGGTGCGTCTTTAAAAGACTTAGCAAAAGTAGTAGAAAAAGACCCAATGCTTACTGCAAATATCCTTAAATCAGCAAATTCCCCGCTTTATGGATTTTCAAGAGAAATTAGTAGTGTTGATAGAGCTGTTAATTTATTTGGAATGACAACAATTAAAGGTTTTGCTTTAAATGCAGCAGTAAAAAATTCGTTTAAGATTAATTTAAGTGCATACAATATGGACGAAGCAAAATTTGCAAAAATCTCAACAATGCAAAATTCACTAGCAATAAACTGGCTAAGCAAAGGTAGTGATGATGTAAAAAAAGTTGTAATTCCTGCTTCGTTTTTGCTAGAAATTGGAAAAATTATAATATCTGCTGAACTAATAGAAACTAATAAAGCTAATGAATTTAAACAAGGCTTAAGCGAACTTAAAAACATAAGAGAATTAAGCGAGTATGAAAAACAATTTTTGGGAATGAGTAGTGAAGAAGTAACTTCTATGATTTTTGATAAATGGAATCTTGAAGTTGATATGATTGATGCTATTTTTTATAGCGTAACTCCAGAAAAAGCAAGTAATGATATAAGAAACAATGCAGTTGCTTTAAATATCGTTTCAAACTTAGTAAATATTTTTGGAATTTTTAATGAAGAAATAATGGTTCAATGTATCTTAGATGCTAAAAATAATGGATTATTAGGGGATAAATTAATAGAAGCTATTAAAGTAGTAGAACAAGATGCTTGA
- a CDS encoding ribonuclease R family protein, whose translation MLEFLENIRQGFNKLEANSKQKELIKVLLTEKIVSEYNNKIYFNNGFYYGKMDINSKGDGFLQASFLERDLLIRSKDLHSARYGDIVIAKKNKVKKGRPSAIVVLVLKREEEFSLVITQMLKNVIFGKCFKTGLLRQLSVSQKSLKALPIGTILKIDNASSNVVEVLGHISDNKVDEKISMALYDRVEVFDKACLDEANAYAGSVDISFYPNRLDLRALPFCTIDPIHAKDFDDAIYFDEKNEILYVAIADVSEYVRAFGALDNEALKRGFSIYFPHKSIPMLPRVLSEGICSLNPNEDRLCFGFKIYFESSKVIKEEIFEGIINSKRRFNYDEVDEYFQNRIDLKECNYIYALNELTQKLRNNRLNKGFNFLTEELRMEIDENWQIKKTYYEQSTRSHQLIEDCMLLANKAAAKMCPDLAIFRNHRSPNYNKITAMYEELQLLGIEFSGGENIYENIKNIQALADELNIRAEVDKIIIRSMKKAEYGHENAGHFALGFDRYSHFTSPIRRYSDLILHRLLKALMQKNDKLFSYLSTNLENKCFEVSSLERLSDKVAMDFCDRVYARYFHQNIGKRFYVKITKNEEITIGILDDEFKGARIFIANPNVPLFSRVLVEIYEVDLISAKVFARIVKDV comes from the coding sequence ATGCTTGAATTCTTAGAAAATATTAGACAAGGTTTTAATAAATTAGAAGCTAATTCAAAGCAAAAAGAACTAATAAAAGTCTTATTAACAGAAAAAATCGTAAGCGAATACAATAATAAAATCTATTTTAACAATGGATTTTATTATGGCAAAATGGATATAAACTCAAAAGGAGATGGCTTTTTACAAGCCTCTTTTTTAGAGCGTGATTTGCTCATAAGATCAAAAGATTTACATTCAGCAAGATACGGCGATATAGTAATTGCTAAGAAAAATAAAGTAAAAAAAGGTCGCCCTAGTGCAATAGTTGTTTTGGTATTAAAAAGAGAAGAAGAATTTTCTTTAGTTATTACTCAAATGCTAAAAAATGTGATATTTGGTAAATGCTTTAAAACAGGGCTTTTAAGACAGCTTAGCGTATCTCAAAAATCACTTAAAGCACTTCCTATTGGAACAATTTTAAAAATTGATAATGCAAGCTCTAATGTAGTAGAAGTGCTAGGTCATATTAGTGATAACAAAGTAGATGAAAAAATATCAATGGCTTTATATGATAGAGTTGAAGTTTTTGATAAAGCTTGTTTAGATGAAGCAAATGCTTATGCTGGAAGTGTTGATATTAGCTTTTATCCAAATAGGCTTGATTTAAGAGCTTTGCCATTTTGCACTATTGATCCTATTCATGCAAAAGATTTTGATGATGCTATTTATTTTGATGAAAAAAATGAGATTTTATATGTAGCAATAGCCGATGTTAGCGAGTATGTAAGAGCTTTTGGCGCACTAGATAATGAAGCTTTAAAGCGTGGATTTAGTATATATTTTCCACACAAGAGCATTCCTATGTTGCCACGCGTTTTAAGTGAAGGAATTTGTTCGCTAAATCCTAATGAGGATAGGCTTTGCTTTGGTTTTAAAATATATTTTGAAAGCTCAAAAGTAATAAAAGAAGAAATTTTTGAAGGAATAATTAATTCAAAAAGAAGATTTAATTATGATGAAGTTGATGAATATTTTCAAAATAGAATTGATTTAAAAGAATGCAATTATATCTACGCTCTAAATGAACTTACACAAAAATTAAGAAATAATAGACTAAATAAAGGCTTTAATTTCTTAACCGAAGAGCTTAGAATGGAAATTGATGAAAACTGGCAAATTAAAAAAACATATTACGAGCAATCAACAAGGTCTCATCAATTAATTGAAGATTGTATGCTTTTAGCAAATAAAGCAGCTGCGAAAATGTGTCCTGATTTAGCGATTTTTAGAAACCACAGAAGTCCTAATTACAATAAAATCACTGCTATGTATGAAGAATTACAGCTTTTAGGGATTGAGTTTAGTGGTGGCGAAAATATTTACGAAAATATTAAAAATATTCAAGCTTTAGCAGATGAATTAAACATTCGTGCAGAAGTAGATAAAATCATAATTCGCTCTATGAAAAAAGCTGAATATGGACATGAAAATGCTGGGCATTTTGCTTTAGGATTTGATAGATACTCGCATTTTACAAGTCCTATTAGAAGATATTCGGATTTGATTTTGCATAGATTATTAAAAGCTCTTATGCAAAAAAATGATAAATTATTTTCATATTTAAGCACTAATTTAGAAAATAAATGCTTTGAAGTAAGTTCTCTTGAAAGGCTTTCAGATAAGGTTGCAATGGATTTTTGTGATAGAGTATATGCAAGGTATTTTCATCAAAATATAGGCAAGAGATTTTATGTAAAAATTACAAAAAATGAAGAAATTACGATAGGAATTTTAGATGATGAGTTCAAGGGTGCAAGAATTTTTATAGCAAACCCAAATGTGCCATTATTTTCTAGAGTTTTGGTTGAGATTTATGAAGTAGATTTAATAAGCGCTAAGGTTTTTGCTAGGATAGTTAAAGATGTATGA
- the rpsF gene encoding 30S ribosomal protein S6 — MRHYEVLFIAKPTLTDEELKARVEFVKETLVKNGAEIANTIEMGARKLAYQIDKYERGVYYVIYFKAPGALIKELERVLKITEDIIRFLIVKYENRREIAAWEILSQGKRLGKKENKKEAKAETPAE; from the coding sequence ATGAGACATTATGAGGTTTTATTCATCGCAAAGCCAACGCTAACAGATGAAGAATTAAAGGCGAGAGTTGAGTTTGTTAAAGAAACTCTAGTTAAAAATGGTGCTGAAATTGCAAATACTATTGAAATGGGTGCTAGAAAATTAGCTTACCAAATTGATAAATATGAGCGTGGCGTATATTATGTAATATATTTCAAAGCTCCAGGTGCTTTAATTAAAGAACTTGAGCGTGTTTTAAAAATTACTGAAGATATTATCAGATTTTTAATCGTTAAATATGAAAACAGACGCGAAATCGCTGCGTGGGAAATACTTTCTCAAGGCAAAAGATTAGGTAAAAAAGAAAATAAAAAAGAAGCAAAGGCTGAAACTCCAGCAGAGTAA
- the ssb gene encoding single-stranded DNA-binding protein — MNKVILIGRLVRDVEIKTISTTGNAVVNNAIAVSRYRTSNTGERIEETLFIDVVFYNRLAEIVGQYLRKGSKLMAEGYLQQQNWVDTATNQNRSKIQLVVENMEMLDNKPEETNAARNNVQANNNYARPTQNNYQQNNFSRENNSYQKQNNFAEERNNYNYNSSYDEEIPF; from the coding sequence ATGAATAAAGTTATTCTAATAGGTCGTTTAGTAAGAGATGTTGAGATAAAAACCATTAGCACTACTGGAAATGCGGTAGTAAATAACGCTATTGCTGTTAGTAGATATAGAACTTCAAACACAGGCGAAAGAATAGAAGAAACTTTATTTATAGATGTAGTTTTTTATAATAGATTAGCAGAAATTGTAGGGCAATATTTAAGAAAAGGCTCAAAACTTATGGCAGAAGGTTATTTACAACAACAAAATTGGGTTGATACTGCGACAAATCAAAATCGCTCAAAAATTCAACTTGTAGTTGAAAATATGGAAATGCTTGATAATAAGCCTGAAGAAACTAATGCTGCTAGAAACAATGTTCAAGCTAATAATAACTACGCTAGACCTACTCAAAATAATTATCAGCAAAATAATTTCTCAAGAGAGAATAATTCATATCAAAAACAAAACAATTTTGCTGAAGAAAGAAACAATTATAACTATAACTCTTCTTATGATGAAGAGATACCATTTTAA
- the rpsR gene encoding 30S ribosomal protein S18 — translation MAEKRKYSRKYCKFTEAKVDFIDYKDTALLKHALSERFKIMPRRLTGTSKKHQEMVELAIKRARAVALIPYVCDRKNVVTNPFEGL, via the coding sequence ATGGCAGAAAAAAGAAAGTATTCAAGAAAATATTGCAAATTTACAGAAGCAAAAGTTGATTTTATTGATTATAAAGATACAGCATTATTAAAACACGCTTTATCAGAGCGCTTTAAAATAATGCCAAGAAGATTAACAGGAACAAGCAAGAAACACCAAGAAATGGTTGAGCTTGCAATTAAAAGAGCAAGAGCAGTTGCATTAATTCCTTATGTATGCGACCGCAAAAATGTAGTAACAAACCCATTTGAAGGTTTATAA